The Dromaius novaehollandiae isolate bDroNov1 chromosome 5, bDroNov1.hap1, whole genome shotgun sequence genome window below encodes:
- the DTX4 gene encoding E3 ubiquitin-protein ligase DTX4 — protein MLLASAAVVWEWLNEHGRWRPYGPAVSHHIEAVARAGPRAGGSVVLGQADSRLAPYIIDLQSMHQFRQDTGTIRPVRRSYYDPSSAPGKGVVWEWENDSGSWTPYDMDVGITIQRAYEKQHPWVDLSAIGFCYVIDFATMGQINRQTRRKRRVRRRLDMIYPLVSGALPKSQSWPASPGAAAAASPPPPACTCPQCLLVRSVKAAAAAAGGPAAPQQRRAAAPAPGAAVPHGAAGPPAGAPQALASQGGRRQAASAPALSAAGSASGPGGAGDGKAPRPGLGTLNRSHLQRLAIAQSRVLIASGVPTVPVKNLTGSSPVNPALAGITGILMSAAGLPVCLTRPPKLVLHPPPVSKSDIQAIPGISHTCRKTTKKQAKKGKTPEEVLKKYLQKVRHPPDEDCTICMERLCAPSGYKGPQPAVKPELVGKLAKCGHVFHLHCLVAMYNNGNKDGSLQCPTCKTIYGVKTGTQPPGKMEYHIIPHALPGHSDCKTIRIIYNIPPGVQGPEHPNPGKSFTARGFPRHCYLPDSEKGRKVLKLLLVAWDRRLIFAIGTSSTTGESDTVIWNEIHHKTEFGSNLTGHGYPDVNYLDNVLAELAAQGITEESLAQEKD, from the exons ATGCTGCTGGCCTCGGCCGCCGTGGTGTGGGAATGGCTCAACGAGCACGGGCGCTGGCGGCCCTACGGGCCGGCCGTGAGCCACCACATCGAGGCGGtggcccgcgcggggccgcgcgccggcGGCAGCGTGGTGCTGGGCCAGGCCGACAGCCGCCTGGCGCCCTACATCATCGACCTGCAGTCCATGCACCAGTTCCGCCAGGACACGG GCACCATCCGCCCCGTGCGGCGCAGCTACTACGACCCGTCGTCGGCGCCGGGCAAGGGCGTCGTGTGGGAGTGGGAGAACGACAGCGGCTCCTGGACGCCCTACGACATGGACGTGGGCATCACCATCCAGCGGGCCTACGAGAAGCAGCACCCCTGGGTGGACCTGAGCGCCATCGGCTTCTGCTACGTCATCGACTTCGCCACCATGGGCCAGATCAACCGGCAGACCCGCCGCAAGCGCCGCGTCCGCCGCCGCCTTGACATGATCTACCCGCTGGTCTCGGGCGCCTTGCCCAAGTCCCAGTCGTGGCcggccagccccggcgccgccgccgccgcctcgccgccgccgcccgcctgcaCGTGTCCCCAGTGCCTCCTGGTCCGCAGCGtcaaggcggcggcggcggcggcgggcggccccgcggccccgcagcagcgcagggcggccgcgccggccccgggggccgcggtgccccacggcgcggccgggccgcccgccggggcgccccAGGCGCTGGCTTCCCAAGGGGGCCGGCGGCAGGCGGCCAGCGCCCCGGCGTTGAGCGCCGCCGGCTCGGCatccgggcccggcggggcgggcgacGGCAAGGCGCCTCGCCCGGGCCTCGGCACCCTCAACCGCAGCCACCTGCAGCGCTTGGCCATCGCCCAGTCCCGGGTGCTCATCGCCTCCGG GGTCCCCACCGTCCCCGTGAAGAACCTcaccggctccagccccgtcAACCCGGCGCTGGCAG GCATCACGGGGATCCTGATGAGCGCCGCCGGGCTGCCCGTCTGCCTCACGCGGCCCCCCAAGCTGGTGCTGCACCCGCCGCCCGTCAGCAAAAGCGACATCCAGGCCATCCCCGGCATCTCCCACACCTGCCGCAAGACCACCAAGAAGCAGGCCAAGAAGG GGAAAACCCCGGAGGAGGTCCTGAAAAAGTACCTGCAGAAGGTGCGGCATCCCCCGGACGAG GACTGCACCATCTGCATGGAGCGCCTCTGCGCGCCCTCCGGCTACAAGGGGCCGCAGCCGGCCGTCAAGCCCGAGCTGGTGGGCAAGCTGGCCAAGTGCGGGCACGTCTTCCACCTCCACTGCCTCGTCGCCATGTACAACAACGGCAACAAG GACGGGAGCCTGCAGTGTCCGACCTGCAAAACCATCTACGGGGTGAAGACCGGCACTCAGCCCCCTGGGAAGATGGAGTATCACATCATCCCTCACGCGCTGCCCGGCCACTCCGACTGCAAAACCATCCGCATCATCTACAACATCCCGCCGGGGGTGCAG GGACCGGAGCATCCGAACCCCGGGAAAAGCTTCACCGCCCGCGGCTTCCCACGGCACTGTTACCTGCCGGACAGCGAGAAGGGCAGGAAG GTACTGAAGTTGCTGTTGGTGGCCTGGGACCGGCGCTTGATCTTTGCCATCGGGACCTCCAGCACCACGGGCGAGTCGGACACCGTGATCTGGAACGAGATCCACCACAAGACGGAGTTCGGCTCCAACCTCACCGGCCACGGCTACCCCGACGTCAACTACCTGGACAACGTGCTGGCTGAGCTCGCGGCCCAGGGCATCACCGAGGAGAGCTTAGCCCAGGAGAAGGACTGA
- the MPEG1 gene encoding macrophage-expressed gene 1 protein — protein MSRALWGLLLAWMLVAQVRGTQQVQEPSSPAGFQVCKKAVKLPSLEVLPGGGWDNLRNMDMGRVMNLGYSLCKTTEDGSYIIPDEIFTIPRKQSNLDINSEIIESWKDYQSVTSASINVELSLFSAINGKFSYDFHRTKTHQVKDQAITTRVQVRNLVYTVKIDPGAALDKSFKKQLLTIASHLEKNQTRMADFLAEVLVLNYGTHAITSVDAGATLVQEDQIKATFLKDSWATRSAVTASAGAAFHSIISMKTEGSVDSSSAFTRQYMDNRTNSRVESIGGTPFYPGITLKTWQEGTSNQLVAIDRSGLPLYFFISPSALPELPTPTVRRLARRVELAIHRYYTFNTYPGCTDDGSPNFNFHANADDGSCEGAGANFTLGGVFQECVGLSGPDAGALCRGLEQSNPLTGAFSCPDAYVPVRLAAQEREEGYSHLDCHERCVMGVFCRRVCRDAFLLSRVQFSAYWCAAGSPAPPASGYLFGGLFSARGANPVTGAQSCPAGYLALKLFDDLRVCVSGDYEAGGRYAVPFGGFFSCQAGNPLAGGRREPAGAPHAKGCPAGFSQHLALISDSCQVAYCARAGAMAGGALPPARLPPFTRPPAALPATDTLLVSSGAGSWVREAGGAAWRLAGPDEARQAAAALRGGRLTGGEVAGVAAAAAAGLAGALAVAAYGRRRYKARGYRAVGGEEGPDGGGGGAGYQEEPAA, from the coding sequence ATGAGCCGGGCACTCTGGGGGCTCCTCCTTGCCTGGATGCTGGTGGCTCAGGTGAGAGGGACGCAGCAGGTCCAGGAGCCATCATCTCCTGCAGGGTTTCAGGTGTGCAAGAAGGCCGTGAAGCTCCCGAGCCTGGAAGTCCTgcctggggggggctgggatAACCTCAGGAACATGGACATGGGCAGAGTCATGAACCTGGGCTACTCCTTGTGCAAGACCACAGAAGATGGATCCTACATCATCCCGGATGAGATCTTCACCATCCCTCGCAAGCAGAGCAACCTGGACATCAACTCAGAGATCATCGAGTCCTGGAAGGATTACCAAAGCGTCACCTCTGCCTCCATCAATGTGGAGCTGTCCCTCTTCTCCGCCATCAACGGCAAGTTCTCATACGACTTCCACCGAACCAAGACCCACCAAGTCAAGGACCAGGCGATCACCACCCGAGTCCAGGTCAGGAAcctggtctacactgtcaaaatcGACCCAGGAGCAGCCCTGGACAAGAGCTTCAAGAAGCAGCTGCTGACAATTGCCAGCCACCTGGAGAAGAACCAGACGCGGATGGCCGATTTCCTGGCAGAGGTGCTGGTGCTCAACTACGGCACCCATGCCATCACCTCCGTGGACGCCGGAGCTACCTTGGTCCAGGAGGATCAGATCAAGGCAACCTTCCTGAAGGACAGCTGGGCCACACGGAGCGCAGTCACTGCCTCGGCCGGCGCTGCCTTCCACAGCATCATCAGCATGAAAACCGAGGGGTCCGTGGACAGCAGCTCTGCCTTCACCAGGCAGTACATGGATAACCGCACCAACTCCAGGGTGGAGAGCATCGGCGGGACCCCCTTTTACCCGGGCATCACCCTCAAGACATGGCAGGAGGGCACCAGCAACCAGCTGGTGGCCATCGACCGCTCGGGGCTGCCCCTGTACTTCTTCATCAGCCCCAGCGCCCTGccggagctgcccacccccacggtGAGGCGGCTGGCCAGGCGCGTGGAGCTGGCCATCCACCGCTACTACACCTTCAACACCTACCCGGGCTGCACGGACGACGGCTCGCCCAACTTCAACTTCCACGCCAACGCCGACGACGGCTCGTGCGAGGGCGCCGGCGCCAACTTCACCTTGGGCGGCGTCTTCCAGGAGTGCGTGGGGCTGAGCGGCCCCGACGCCGGGGCGCTGTGCcgggggctggagcagagcaacCCGCTCacgggggctttctcctgcccggACGCCTACGTGCCGGTGCGGCTGGCCGCGCAGGAGCGCGAGGAGGGCTACAGCCACCTCGACTGCCACGAGAGGTGCGTGATGGGCGTCTTCTGCCGCCGCGTGTGCCGCGACGCCTTCCTGCTCTCGCGGGTGCAGTTCAGCGCCTACTGGTgcgccgccggcagcccggcgcccccggcctcGGGGTACCTTTTCGGGGGGCTCTTCAGCGCCCGCGGCGCCAACCCCGTCACGGGCGCCCAGTCGTGCCCCGCGGGCTACCTGGCGCTGAAGCTCTTCGACGACCTCAGGGTGTGCGTGAGCGGGGACTACGAGGCGGGCGGCCGCTACGCGGTGCCCTTCGGGGGCTTCTTCAGCTGCCAGGCGGGCAACCCCctggccggggggcggcgggagcccgccggggccccccaCGCCAAGGGCTGCCCCGCCGGCTTCAGCCAGCACCTGGCGCTCATCAGCGACAGCTGCCAGGTGGCCTACTGCGCCCGGGCGGGCGCCATGGCGGGgggcgcgctgccgcccgcccgcctgccgcccttcacccgcccgcccgccgccctgcccgccaCCGACACCCTCCTGGTGAGCAGCGGCGCCGGCTCCTGGGTGAgggaggccggcggggccgcgtgGCGCCTGGCCGGGCCCGACGAGGCGCGGCAGGCCGCGGCGGccctgcggggcgggcggctgaCGGGCGGCGAGGTGGCcggcgtggcggcggcggcggcggcggggctggcgggcgCGCTGGCCGTGGCGGCCTACGGGCGCCGGCGGTACAAGGCGAGGGGGTACCGGGCCGTGGGGGGCGAGGAGggccccgacggcggcggcggcggcgccgggtaCCAGGAGGAGCCGGCGGCTTGA